The genomic segment GAGAAAAAATTGAGGtcgtttggacatgtgcagagaaggACTTTCGATGCCTctatgaggagggtagaaaacattatagtagagggtaagaggaagACCTAGAAAAatttgggatgagcaaataaaagtaaacttgcatgagttaaatcTCTCtgaggacctgactagggatagagatagttggaggcgtcatatccatgttttagaccaCTAATTTCCTCTTAGATTACTTATTAATGTTCTTGTTCTCTTGTTTTtctagtttctattattattattagtagtattgttctcatttttatttttattttttaattgttttttacttatttattttatctatatgcattttatttatcttcCTTGTTGCAAAAACTTCTCTTGATCTTTCTCAAGCCGGGGGACTCCTCTGGCTGCGCTCTCCgttataggtatgagttgctGCCGTGCTTCCCTCCCAAGATCTTGTCCataattttctatgagcgggatacactgggtaggatgatgatgaagaagtttcACCAAAAGAGATGATTATTGATCATATGACAAGAAGGTCCATTAGAttattcatcaaacactttgcaAGTACCAAGTACAATTAGATGGTGAAAAGTTATGccaattttgaaatttatttgttGCTGAAAAAGAGGATTATCCTTTAACTAGACGGTGATGATCACAAGCTTGATGGAATTGGAATTGGAATTTAGaatcaaatgaaatatcaaTGTTAGACAAACAAGTTACGAATTGTTTTTCGTTATTTAACAACTAATCCTCATGATTATGATCTGTTGCTTTGATGAAGATCAAAGATAAATactttttataatgttttgaaGATAGTGGCGATGTTGAtcgatgatggtgatgatgaagATTCTCTCTAATGACAGATAATTCAGAAGAAACGGTAATGGTTATTCTAAACTTTAACCAAATAAGTTTCGCAAATGGATATACaaattcattttcatcatcTAAAAACTCCATACCAAACAGGGCCTAAAACAAAAGCTAATCcattgatatttttaaaataaaaaatattgatgaatacacacttcaataataatgaaaaaagatataatttcaaattaatcattaaaaatcCTTGTCCCCTATGTGTAATGAGGATGGCACTTCTCTTGAATATACCTGATTTTCTCACCAAATTCCATTAACAAAACAAGCTATGAATCATTTTATCCAAAGCTTAGGAATTCCTGCTCATAAGAAGATCAAATCAACTGTTAAGATATCTTAAGgcctcaactatcagcttaagtttttggttaagttgATTCCTAGACATGATATCAGAAGCCAACATGACAATAGgtcacgagttcgaatctcaaccactccttatttaaagtggaatatttagcgcctATGCGCGTCCACACTTCTAGTCCAATGGGCTCTCGTATAAAAgggtgtgttagagtatataacatatcttggggcctcaactatTAGCTTCCAAAGGTAACCTCTTATTTGTTCCCTTTTTTTCACAATTCCGAAAatcaatcaattacaattacaagcTTCCAAAGATATTTTGTAAAAAGAACACAAATTAATAAACTGCCTCTGGAATATAGTTGAGAAGACTGGTAATGATAAGAGAAAGAGATGGAAGAGGAGGAGGTACTTCATTGTAGCTCTGTGCATAGATCTTATTTGGGAAATGAGCAAGGTCATGTTTCAGGATCATCGAGGCGAGTATTCCTCCCCTCCTTCACTCTTAAAGGGCTGGCCAGTTTTGTTCGGGTCAGGTCGTGTGcgcaatatcaataaaaaaaatgaaagataaaTTTTGTAATGCCACATATCACTATTCTCTAAATTGATAATCAATACACAGTAAAGATCACCGTCTTGTTTTGTGCTTGGCCAAGGAAATACCAAGTCTACAAGCAAAATTGCATCAAGAACTGTCTTCACAATCCATTTTATAGGTTCAAACTCAAGCCTTCCAACACATTTCGGAATTTATGAAATTGGATGGAAGCTCCAGAAAATCGAAGCTCCTTGACAGCAacatcaaataatttttgacagCTTCGGAAATTGCCTCGTTGAAACCATTTCAAACATAGGAAGTACCAACAAACTTTTCTTAACAGATATAATTTCACTCGTCCGACATCAAGTGCCAATACAACGTTCATATAGACACTTACATCCCACTGAAGGGCTAATAGTATTGCAAAACAACGAAAAATATTGTAATGGAAAAGAAGCAGTAGGCAACTCTGCATTTTGCAGAAAGGAAGATTTTATTTGCTATGGAAAATGATATACTTCATATATACTGCTAAACTCAACAAAACTTATGAGTATAATCTAGCAAGCATTTCAATGGTTACAAAAATCATCCATGGCTGCAGGAAACATGATCAAACATGCTTAATATCAGCACGGCAGATATTTGACTGAACACTCTCAAGAATACCTGCTAACTGGTCTGTATCGTTGCTATATCATTATCTCAAGAGCAGAAATAATATCATCATACACATAGTAAATAATGTGGAGTAAGGTGTCAACCAGCCTTGAGCTCGTATATCCTGATcatcattataaaaaaaaaaagaagtcaGATAACGACTTATTCGAATGAAATAACATGCTGAATTGAATTCTCTAACATTGCAGCCGATAAATCTTTTTGaatttgtggtgaatgttaTGAGCTACCACTGAAGTAttacaataatgaacaatattTTACGTATTAGCATCAGCACATAACTTTCTAAACCTCATATTGGCCACTAAGCTCAATTCGAGATTAAAGGTTTGACCTGGTTTTAATTGTCGCAAGACACATCCACAATTTGTTTTTAAGGAGGATACGTTGAAATGAATCATCCAGTGCAATGGTAATTtgagagaggattagcttatttttATGGCCAATCGCAAAAAactaatccaattcttaaaccTTGTATCTCAAAGTTTTCATCTAAAAGATATTGGGATAGTCTTTTGTTCGGAAATAACTGACACAAAAATGTTCCAAACATAGGGAAATAGATGAAGTGGTTAAACAATTGTGAAAACTCCTGAGTACTGTCACCCCTTTGCAACTACAATTGGTTCAAGAAAAAATGGATTTCATGGTTAAATAACATTAGAAATAGGCATTTGACTTGTCATTTATGCAAAGCAGTGTAAACCGTAACATGATTTGTCAGCTACTTCGCCTTTTAAATTCCTAATTTGCTCAAAATGGCCCCAAACTAACCCAAAACTAACCATAAttcatttttctaaattttcattttaagagGAGATAAGCAAATCATGTGTCATTGATCCTAAGTCATATCCCTGAATGTTGTAAGGGGCTCTAGTGGTGCACATGATAAGAAACTAAGAACCGGCATGATGGATATTGTGATATGTAGtaatgttttataaattatctaACTACTCCACTATGAAAATTAGTCACCAAGGTTAATACAGTTACACAATAATCAAATTTAGCAGTTAGCACGTCGCAGAAATGAACaacgaaaaaaaacaaaaaagaagcaTCCAAACCCTACATTCTAGAGTCAAGGGCTCAAGGCTGTTAGCATAAAATCAAAGATGGAATGGGAATCATCCAAGGGTCACATAGCAGTAGCACAGAAAATCCCTCTTAAGAGAAAAACATGAAACCAAACCTACATGGATGCTTGTTGGATTTTGAAGGTGCTCTATAAAATTTAGTTGGAGCTGCAGCTCATCAGAAATAATGACACTTATCCAGAGTCTAATATATGGCAGTGCGCCAACTAGATAGCTGTTCGTTGAATACCTCAAATCTAGAACCGAATCTCAATCCTTAAAAAGAAAAACTCATATTTTATAAGCTTATAATTATACAAGGGAGACTTGAACGTTCAAACTCTAGAAAGACTACAGCTTCGTGGTTAACAAGTATATGTATGCCTAATAAGCAGAACTTATCCTAAGACTCAAACCCACCTCATTTTTTTAGCAGATTTAGATGGTTCACTTACATTGTGATTTTTCTTAACAGATCAAGTTGTAAGATGGTTACACAGAACTCAAATGATATGAGAGTTCTAATTAAAAGAGGAGACTGTCTTCACATCATTCGCAATACAATATTCTGAAAGAGAGGAATACTTCTTTACATCCTATGATGCATATCCAACTTCTTAAAAAAAAGGGTCATGGTAAACCAAGGAGATTGGGGTCGTAGAGCCTAGGTGTGAGGCACGTGCCTCTTCGAACTAAGGCGCAACACTTTAACAAAATTCTATGTGTTAGCTATCAGAGCACCTCAGCGCACCATTTCGCACCTTAAGTGTGCCTCATGAAATCATATTGCATCAGTATTTTAAAGCCCTGGGTTGCTACACCGAAGATTTCAGAGCTCAGGTGCCCACTTGAGTTGTGAAGCTTAAAAAAATAGTGTTAAGAAGTTGAAAAAGTAGCAGCAATGGTAAGGGTGCTAAGTAGTATTGATAGAATTGGGCTGTAGTTAAATTACTTGTTTGGATactttagaattttaaaatgttgATTTGGCCCAAATTCcaaagatttgaaaaaaaataagaggcctaaatttgaaaataagaGCCTAAGGGCTGTCGTTAGGAAATACAAAACACAAATAATCGGTTCATCTTCTGAAATACTAAACTCCTTCCCATCttctaaaccctaatttttgcaAGTTTCCCAAACATTGAATTTGGATTTGAATGTCATagtttaaaaattcaaatttgaaattcCAATTGTCAAATgaaatctttgttgccaaacaCTACCTTAAGTTATTTCATAATCGACCATTGCAAAGTCTTCTAACGTTAGCTTCGGAAGCACCAGGGATACAATCTAGAAAGTTGGCTTAACCTCTCTCAAGCTCTATGTCATACAAGTGATTTTACTGGACCTAATACATTCCTCACTGGCATTACAACTATAATTTGAAATTCCAAAGCCTTGCAATACAATTCTATTAGCTTGTTTCTTTTCTGAAAAAGGCATTAGATCAAAGCAGTACCATAATCCAAACCATACATTTTATTCTTGAATTATAAAATATGGATATCAATCGCGTACCTTTAATGAAAAAGGTGAATTAGCTACAGCCGATGATTTCAATGCAGGAAATCCAACATCATATGAGATACTTCCGTCGGGTTTCCAAAGTCCAAAATTTCTTTCAGACGTTGGCCCGGGTTTGTCATCCTCATTAAAAATCGCAAACACATAAGCTCTCAGCATAACTTTTGGCCTCATAGGAGTTCCCTTCTTTAAAGCAAGCCTCTTCCGTAGATTGAAGTTATAAGTCCTCGCATTTTCAAGAGTAGCAACTTCTTCACTTGGATCCCCATGAGATGCCCAACCAGTCTCAGTAACTACAATCTCCATCTTTTTAAACCCTGCATCTTCCAAAGCAGCATAAGCTGCATCAATCTGAGCATCAAGTAGATTGTCATAATGGAGTTTTGTTTGCGAATCAACGATTCCGGGGTTCTTTAGGAATAAAGCATAGTTTATGTCAATGTGTTTTGGATCGCTCATGTATGTAAGGAAAGGATAAGCATTCAAACAAAAGGGAGACCCAATCTGCCAAAAGAATTTCAAAAGTGGCAACATGTATTGCTTGACGTTGTCTCTGAATGTACAATTCGATGGAGGGTAAGAATTATCAAAAACGCCAAAACTATGGGATGTggttatttgaattttatcaaGATTGAGACTCTTTGTtgcattataaatatttttcacCGCACCTAAAAGAACTCCCGAGAGCTGCTGATCATTCCCTAGTACTTCATTTCCAATAGCAATACCAACGATACGAGTCTGAGGATAAAACTGTTGTATGTTCTCTTTGACCCAACTCAATGCATGGTCGGCATTCGCACTCATGTCTTGGAGATAACCATTTGGAAGTCCTACAACTAACTCAAGTCCAGTTCCACTAAAAGCCTGAAGCACACTATGATCAAAGTCGAATATTCTAACATTCCGTATCTTTGCAGCTCTCAAAAGCTGAACAACTTTCTCTGGTGAAGGGATATTGTCAGCAATTCTACCATAATTTATGCCATAAGTTCCAGTAAAAGCAGTTACTGTCGCAGTGGCTGGAAGAAGGAACAGAAGCAGGATAGTCAAGATCGAAACGCCCATTCTCAGTGAGAAAGTTTAATATGTAGGAGCACTAATTGAATTAAATGAAGGACAAAAAACAGTAAACACCACTGAGATCAATGCTACTCAAACTAAGCTACGAGTCCAACCATTGTACAAAAACTGCACGCCAATGGTATGAATAAAGGCGTAGAATAGTACGACGGTACTCATGTCAAAGTGTCAAGTAACCGACATGGCTATTTGAGATGAAATGAGCACTGAGTGGACATGGAAATACATACAAACATACCTTTAATCCTATTCAAATTAGTTCAATATGTTCAACAATTTAGGAAAAAATGAAGGGTAAGAGCCACTTTATGCCAACTATCATACATGGAAGAGAATTACAGATTGGCCTAGTGGTTGAAGGATTTCCTTACAACAGTTTGATTCTCATCTACAAGACGATTAACCCCCCACCCCCTCTTCATTATAGGGGATTATCCATACCTcgaaaaaaatactaaaacaaGAAAATTCCAAATTTCACATCATAATGGAGGGCTATGCTATTCAACCCAGAGAAGATACCAGAATCACTCTCACAATGACGTTAACTAGTTCATCAAAGCTAAATACTTTGACTAGTAAGATTTCCTTACATGATCACAAGAGGAACAGAATTTAACATATTGTAAAAATTGATTCATAGCACAATTTACATCTTGTACAGTTGCACCTCCAAAACTAATCAACCATATTCAGAAAGATAACTGTACACAAAGAAATTTACAgcaaaaacaaatattttaaaaaacaaacaaaaaaaaacacattagCCCATCTAATGAATGACATGCAACTTTAAGATAACTATCCAATCtcagtattttgtttaaaaattcaAACTGAAATAAACCACCCAAttcaaattatttcaaacaataaAATCACAAGAAAACAGGTGATCAAATTGAATCCTTCCATATAAACTATAAAGAACCAATCTGatacttaaaattaatttattttctcctaTAAATTATACATCAGTAAAAATAACAGCAAAAAgaaataatcttgaattaagaaaaaagtaTTACCTAAGTGGGATGTGAAGAGCAAGAACAGTAAAGAAACCAATCTACAGAATCTCGTTATTTTGTACATAATCTGAACTTCTAAATGtaaacaaatttgaaaatttatagcCTTCAACTAAAACAGAAAGCTCAATCCTTTTTCCCTTTGATTTTTACAAAGTACCcaaaatataatttgttaatCTTGTTCAAACATGCTATGAAAAATCATTTAGAGAACTcaaattgaaattgaagatCTCAGTTTAAAAAGATGAATATTCAAGAATTggcaaaataattaaaacccAGAATTCTTTTATGAAGAAACAATCATTAAGCTTGTAATATTACTGATATTGACAACTGATATAATTTCCCTCTTTTTCAACAGTGATTTTAAGGTGGTAAAATTATGGAAGAATCAAGAAAAGAGGGAATCAAACTGGTGGATGTAACAGGTTTTTATACGGGAATATTTGGgattttgggatttttttttttatttaaattgttgaaggtttgtttgatttttgaagtTGTTCTTGTTTAAGtaagaaaatttgttaaaaaaactAATGAATTTGATTTGGTAATACTATGGTCAAATGGAGTAAACTGAAGGGAGCAAGACTTCCTCTTTTTGtctcttaaaataatttccttaattgtTTTACAAAGGAGATCACACATGGAAACTTTCTATTGCCCATGAAAGTTATACAATAAAATTACCaggaaattgataaaaatatctTTGAAATATGTTGTAGAAATAGAACAAGCATCATctgtaaataatattttgtttcttttttgctTGTAAAATATTGCTCAAAACACATGAGgccaataaattttttatttaacacTAATATCTCAAAGAAAAATTACCAAGGATAGTtcaaaattttcatgatattcctacaataatctatataatatactaatgaagaaatgaTTAGGAAACATGTCGACTTTACAATATAAATTTTCCGGCTCtcttcattttcttattaggaaatattttttagcatattatGTAATATCTTTGTGATTagatttctttaattgattagttacaaaacgttttaaaactttaccttatttactaattttttaccatatacaatcatctaatatatgtaatatcttttaattacaatgaaTAATTAtcgaataacatattaattatttatgtaaattattaattttattacctaTGTTTAACAAgtttataatacataaatacttaaattaagttatatgttaattattatagttaaaaaaatatattctttaggcttaaaacttattttaaggtttttcaaaaacattgaacatttaaattatttttatattattttttatgggtagaaattttctattattttatgtaagtatttataatctatattatttagtgcataattttatgattttgttttatataataatatattaataatatgtatcTCAATCTAATAGAAAtacttttacagtttttaaaaaaatcaatttataatttcaatataCTTAAGAAGTTAAGAgtcatataataatatataatttaagtgtaataaaacaaaatgtaatataattatgattaaaaTAACCAGTGAagaattcaatttaattttcccAAATTTGTATTTAAGACGGTCTTACTATGAGATAATGCTAAACCGGATCAAATagttcaactaaattaatttaaacatttgcttttatacttaaaatactcattttttgAATTCGAACTCTTTAAATGAATCTGTATTACTCTAAAAatgtctcatacaagatttgttgataaattttagaataaactgtgaattacagccttaaacTTAAGGTCTTTTGCGATTTAAATcctgaattttttttgttttgcgaATTAGAGCcaccaaagtattaaagtttacCCCATACAGGCCAAGTCACCCGACCAACAAAATTGTTAATAATCGTTGACCATCTCTAATGACGTTTGACTTTCTAATTTTAAAGAATAACTTgcaaattacagccttaaagtttaaaacttttcaatgtttattttttataaattacaaCCACCAATTATCAAAGTCTACAGCATTTTGGCCCATTCACATAATTTTGACCATTTTAGTGGTCAtaattttaggttaagtggtcgGAATTCTATGATTTGGACTAAGCGATGTAGACTTTCATTCTTAagtggctgtaattcgcaaaaattgAACATTGAgcctgtaattcgcaaaagctCTAAACTTTAAGACTGTAATGCGttggaatgaaatttatgaagaaaatgagatgattgaagttggacaaacaTGGTTATCAAGGTAGCTAAGAgaatttttaactaaaattacactaattttcattcccattagCACCTTTTAATACCATCTACCAAATAGATCGTTGAAAATATgctttaattttcaaattcaaactctgGCCTAAAAAGTTAACTACCATGTTATGAAAGGGAATCAAAAATCTGAAGGGAAGTCGAAAAGGACTGCAAAGGAGCTCAATAGATAAAACTACCTTCATCTACTCACAGTTTGTTTTCCTTAAATGGAAAATCGAATAGTTTTGTCTtgtaaaattagggtttattatgTTGAATTGTTATTCTTGAATTGAACGATTGATTCGTGAAACTCACTGGTCAATCTGAACATTGTAAAGTTAGGATTTGTCTACGATCAAATTTgaaatttgcaaaaaattatcaataaaatcaaaaaaattataagttaaatgtaaataaaatcaaaaaatttataagttaaatgtAATTTGGgatgattaatggtcattggAAGATTAATTAGTCAGAATTTGATGACTTTACCTAAATGGcatagactttgatactttagtgcctgtaaattcataaaaaataattaacacataaaactttaagtttaaaattataattcgtaaattattcataattttttaaataactttCATTTTGTAAATAAGGAGAGAAATGACTTAAACACTTATACCCATCTCATGTTAGAAATTCTGAATCTGGTCATCATATCTCAGTCATCTATTATGACTTCTAGCCAACGTATAACATGATACTCAATAATCGTCAATTGTAAtaattagaatatgaaattataaaatcaccaaccattattttctattttgtttgTGGTCAAGTtgtgttttgcaagaaactaaCTACTACATGCTATGATAATTCATAATTATCAACGTTTTCTAGAGAGTTGTCAAACCGCATATCGCTAGTTAAAACACTACGTAACtgaacattaatattttttattaagtagcgttttaacaaaaataaattgctaaatataacaaattataaaattactCTAAAATGTAAATAATGTATACTTAGATGTTAGCCAAATGGAGAAAGTAATATATAATCACTTTTTGGAGTGTTAGAATTCAAACACATAAAGATAGGATAAATAAATCATTAGCTAAATAATATAGGAATGAGACACATTGACATATTCACACAAGCAATAACTAGCATTACATATTAGGTccttaaataaaaactaatctaattaacaaaattttatatgataataaaaagaTAGTCTTTGAGGGAACATGAATTGAAGCACCACTAAATGATAAATATAGTAGGAATATTAAAAAGGATGGGAATCAAATAGTATATTATGCTAATCTACTACTATCAATTAAGTAAACTACATTTagtcaacaactcaaattataaAACCAAAATGTTGTCATAAGACCATATATTAATACtaatcatttaaatttaaaaaaaaaaagggaaaaataaattttaaggcaacatcaaaattatttttgactttttaactgTTTAAATTAAAGATCAAACATATTTTACATGCAAATTTATAATcaaatgtaatttttaaatttcaatcttaacaataatattgaaaattaattaaagtgatgaaactaaaatttaaataataagaacTTTTTCTTTCATAAAATATGAACATATTATAAAATAGTATGCACacaatatgtatttttttaagtttagatTTGTTCAATTAAATAGAGACGACCTGAAAGTCGTCGCCAAGCGGTTGGCAAAACCATTTAACATCAGCTAGAAGACGCTATGTGCCGTCCCACATCGCTATTTGTGCGTATTTGTTAGTGACACCTTTTGGGCATTTATTTACATGTCATAAAATAACATGATTCTCAAGTT from the Amaranthus tricolor cultivar Red isolate AtriRed21 chromosome 12, ASM2621246v1, whole genome shotgun sequence genome contains:
- the LOC130828844 gene encoding glucan endo-1,3-beta-glucosidase 14-like, with the translated sequence MYKITRFCRLVSLLFLLFTSHLATATVTAFTGTYGINYGRIADNIPSPEKVVQLLRAAKIRNVRIFDFDHSVLQAFSGTGLELVVGLPNGYLQDMSANADHALSWVKENIQQFYPQTRIVGIAIGNEVLGNDQQLSGVLLGAVKNIYNATKSLNLDKIQITTSHSFGVFDNSYPPSNCTFRDNVKQYMLPLLKFFWQIGSPFCLNAYPFLTYMSDPKHIDINYALFLKNPGIVDSQTKLHYDNLLDAQIDAAYAALEDAGFKKMEIVVTETGWASHGDPSEEVATLENARTYNFNLRKRLALKKGTPMRPKVMLRAYVFAIFNEDDKPGPTSERNFGLWKPDGSISYDVGFPALKSSAVANSPFSLKDIRAQGWLTPYSTLFTMCMMILFLLLR